One window from the genome of Pseudanabaena yagii GIHE-NHR1 encodes:
- the pds gene encoding 15-cis-phytoene desaturase, which produces MRVAIAGGGLAGLSCAKYLVDLGHQPILLERSNVLGGLVAAWKDADGDWIETGLHNFFGAYPNMLQLMGELNILDRLQWKRHALIFNQPEKPGVLSWFDVPDIPSPFNIIVSILRNNDMLTWEQKIRFAIGLIPAIIRGDDYVVSMDKYTFEEWLEMRGIGKDITTDIFIAVCKSLKFIDPDVISATIPLRALNKFLQQKDGSKIAYLDGAPPERLCQPIVDYVVAKGGEVHTGVALKEIVTDAEGNVEKLIVQGTDGSPSREILADAYVSAMSVDAFKNYIPDPWQGLPYFKQLDNLEGVPVISVQIWFDRKLTDIDHTLFSRSPLLSVYSDMSNSCKEYADPDKSMLELVFAPAADWIDRPNSEIVEATLNELAKLFPQHLPSPAKVLKSHVVKTPRSIYTATPGREQFRPSQATPIANFFLSGSYTAQPFFGSMEGAVLSGKLTAQEIHKASQSSNQKASQSSGSKVLGRTSNQNQSNPSVVSA; this is translated from the coding sequence ATGCGCGTGGCGATCGCTGGAGGAGGGTTAGCAGGATTATCCTGTGCCAAGTATTTGGTGGATTTAGGACATCAGCCGATTTTGCTAGAGCGCAGTAACGTTCTTGGCGGCTTAGTAGCAGCATGGAAGGATGCCGATGGCGACTGGATCGAAACGGGGCTACATAACTTTTTTGGGGCTTATCCCAATATGTTGCAACTGATGGGTGAGCTAAATATCCTCGATCGCCTGCAATGGAAACGCCATGCTTTAATTTTTAATCAACCTGAAAAGCCGGGGGTACTGTCATGGTTTGATGTACCCGACATCCCCTCACCCTTTAATATCATTGTCTCGATTCTTCGCAACAACGATATGCTCACTTGGGAGCAGAAAATAAGGTTTGCGATCGGGCTAATTCCTGCAATTATTCGTGGCGATGACTACGTTGTCTCGATGGACAAATATACCTTTGAGGAATGGCTAGAAATGCGCGGCATCGGTAAGGACATTACTACTGATATTTTTATTGCCGTTTGCAAATCCCTCAAATTTATCGATCCCGATGTGATTTCGGCAACGATTCCCCTCCGCGCTCTCAACAAGTTTTTGCAACAAAAGGACGGCTCGAAAATTGCCTATCTCGATGGCGCACCCCCTGAACGTCTCTGCCAGCCCATCGTTGATTATGTCGTGGCAAAAGGCGGCGAAGTTCATACAGGCGTAGCTCTCAAGGAAATCGTCACTGATGCCGAAGGTAATGTAGAAAAATTAATCGTCCAAGGCACAGATGGTTCACCCAGTCGCGAAATCCTTGCCGATGCTTACGTTTCCGCAATGTCAGTAGACGCATTTAAGAACTATATTCCTGATCCTTGGCAAGGCTTGCCCTATTTTAAACAGCTAGACAATCTTGAAGGCGTACCCGTAATCAGCGTGCAGATCTGGTTCGATCGCAAGCTTACCGATATTGATCACACCCTATTTTCGCGATCGCCCCTGCTAAGTGTTTACTCCGACATGAGTAACTCCTGCAAGGAATATGCCGACCCTGACAAATCGATGCTAGAGCTAGTATTTGCCCCTGCTGCCGATTGGATTGATCGCCCCAATAGTGAAATCGTCGAAGCAACCCTAAACGAGCTTGCCAAACTATTTCCGCAGCATCTCCCCAGTCCCGCCAAAGTCTTAAAGTCCCATGTTGTCAAGACTCCGCGATCGATTTATACAGCAACCCCCGGACGCGAGCAATTCCGTCCTAGTCAAGCCACACCGATCGCTAATTTCTTTTTGTCAGGTAGCTATACAGCACAGCCCTTTTTTGGGAGTATGGAAGGGGCGGTACTTTCTGGTAAGCTAACAGCACAGGAAATCCATAAAGCAAGTCAAAGCTCAAATCAAAAAGCAAGTCAATCTTCTGGAAGTAAAGTCCTTGGTCGAACCTCTAACCAAAACCAGTCAAATCCATCTGTCGTCAGTGCCTAA
- a CDS encoding Uma2 family endonuclease translates to MVIISGQRLPTAEELPHSDDTPVDNELQNHIPNLLLNILLSIWGDRQDWFFGVDMAVYYDPNKPQIVPDGFLAMGVPRNTGDRGRLSYLVWQEQYVLPKLVLEVVSEKYNGEYEKKLEDYQSIGVLYYVIYNPLAGKQSRYKQRQPLEVYQLVNQKYQLLTGNPVWLPEIGLAIGYEHADHANWEREWLFWYDETGQRYLTDREKIAAAESTILAMWEANEQERQANEQERQAKEKLENYLRSMGINPDDI, encoded by the coding sequence ATGGTCATTATTTCTGGTCAGCGTTTGCCAACTGCCGAAGAACTGCCTCACAGTGACGATACCCCCGTGGATAACGAGCTTCAAAATCATATTCCCAATCTTTTATTAAATATTCTGCTCAGTATTTGGGGCGATCGCCAAGATTGGTTCTTCGGTGTGGATATGGCGGTGTATTACGACCCCAATAAACCGCAGATTGTCCCTGACGGCTTTTTGGCAATGGGTGTACCTCGAAATACAGGCGATCGCGGTCGTCTGAGTTATTTAGTATGGCAAGAACAATATGTCTTACCAAAATTGGTACTAGAAGTTGTCTCTGAAAAATACAATGGCGAATATGAGAAAAAGCTAGAGGACTATCAAAGTATTGGGGTGCTTTACTATGTGATTTACAATCCCTTAGCGGGAAAGCAATCAAGATATAAGCAACGCCAACCTTTAGAGGTTTATCAACTGGTCAATCAAAAATATCAGCTATTAACAGGTAATCCTGTATGGCTGCCTGAGATTGGTTTGGCGATCGGTTATGAACACGCTGATCATGCCAACTGGGAACGGGAATGGTTATTTTGGTATGACGAAACAGGACAAAGATATTTAACTGATCGCGAGAAGATCGCGGCAGCGGAATCAACAATTTTGGCAATGTGGGAAGCAAATGAGCAGGAACGCCAAGCTAATGAGCAAGAGCGTCAAGCTAAGGAAAAGTTAGAAAATTATCTCAGGTCAATGGGGATTAACCCTGACGACATCTGA
- the menA gene encoding 2-carboxy-1,4-naphthoquinone phytyltransferase, which yields MVKSLVDSPELSPKTSRKLWMAAIKLPMYSVAIVPIATGTAIAYRDTGAINWSIFLTFLVSAILILVWENLCNDVFDAETGIDVNKAHSVVNLTGKKNVIFAIANICLLAGISGVLAISWLQQDLFVVSAIAICCFLGYIYQGPPFRLGYQGLGEILCFFAFGPLGVSAAYYSQAKSWSVGSLAAAIIVGIITSLILFCSHFNQVADDLAAGKKSPVVRLGTKRSAQLLPWLCGVIYAITIAAIICNFFPIWTAIVLVSLPIAWNLCTFIGENHDQADLLLNCRFIAVALHFVVGSGLSISLIF from the coding sequence ATGGTAAAAAGTCTCGTTGATTCCCCTGAGCTATCTCCCAAGACATCTCGCAAGCTATGGATGGCGGCGATTAAATTACCAATGTATAGCGTAGCGATCGTGCCGATCGCCACGGGTACAGCGATCGCCTATCGCGATACTGGGGCAATTAACTGGAGTATTTTTTTGACCTTTTTGGTTTCCGCCATTTTGATTTTGGTCTGGGAAAATCTCTGTAATGACGTATTTGACGCGGAGACGGGGATTGATGTCAATAAGGCGCATTCGGTGGTCAATCTCACGGGCAAGAAAAATGTAATTTTTGCGATCGCCAATATTTGCTTACTTGCGGGAATTAGTGGCGTATTGGCGATTTCATGGCTACAGCAGGATTTATTTGTGGTCAGCGCGATCGCCATTTGTTGTTTTCTGGGCTATATCTACCAAGGCCCCCCCTTTCGCTTGGGCTACCAAGGCTTAGGCGAAATTTTATGCTTTTTTGCCTTTGGGCCTTTGGGTGTTTCGGCAGCCTATTACAGTCAAGCTAAGTCTTGGTCAGTTGGTTCCCTTGCTGCTGCGATCATTGTCGGGATTATCACCAGTTTGATTTTGTTCTGCTCCCATTTCAATCAAGTTGCCGATGATCTAGCGGCAGGCAAAAAATCTCCTGTGGTAAGACTAGGAACGAAGCGATCGGCTCAGCTTTTACCTTGGCTCTGTGGGGTGATTTATGCAATTACGATCGCGGCGATCATTTGCAACTTTTTCCCCATCTGGACAGCGATCGTGTTAGTCAGCTTACCGATCGCTTGGAATTTATGTACCTTCATTGGCGAGAATCATGATCAAGCCGATCTATTACTAAATTGTCGATTTATCGCAGTGGCTTTACATTTTGTCGTTGGCTCAGGGCTGAGTATTAGCTTAATTTTTTAG
- a CDS encoding cation-translocating P-type ATPase, which yields MSTVINPQELTGLSEQEVCQRLQVEGYNELPASDRRNIWGIIWEIASEPIFLLLLGCGGIYLFLGDAQEALILLGFVFFIVGINLYQEQKTEKSLEALRDLSSPRALVIRDGERKRIAGREVVRGDLIVLAEGDRIPADGVLLWSTHLTVDESLLTGESLPVRKVAMDDSLPLPVNRSGGDDLPYVYSGTLAVQGQAIVEVQATGSKTEMGKIGKALQTIEQEDSKLQQETRRIVKQLTIIAIAICIIAVVIYGITRGDWLHGVLAGLALGMAILPNEIPVVLAIFLALGAWRFSLQNVLTRRIPVVETLGSATVLCVDKTGTLTLNQMTVQQLFVYQEGSQNPAFYDLTLHEREALPEDFHRLIEYGILASRKDPFDPMEKALKLVGSQLLVGTEHLHDDWNTLREYPLSGELRAMSCVWEPIAGGAKEIAAKGAPEAIADLCHFSPEMLTDLELQANIMAAAGLRVLGVAKGYLSPNSPRHRPPTDGSLPLRQHDFDFEFIGLVGLTDPVRPTVAPAIAECYQAGIRVVMITGDYPSTAQNIAKQIGLTSGEVITGAELEQMTAEQLRSRIRSTNIFARVVPEQKLLIVNALKQSGEIVAMTGDGVNDAPALKAAHIGIAMGGRGTDVARESADLVLLNDDFTSIVESVKLGRRIFDNLKKGMAYTLAVHVPIAGISLVPIFMQWSLVLLPIHIAFLHLIIDPACTIAFEAEAAEANVMQRPPRNPKEPLFDRRTLWLSLFQGLSVLVVLVIVYAIANYHGKFAPDVVLCSAGACGARGLVFTTLIVSNLAMILTNRSWTRTILSTMKVPNASIWWIISGAIVFLGLILYVPFLRQLFQFSYLQFEDLAIALLSGIASVIWFEFLKWRNS from the coding sequence ATGAGCACTGTAATTAATCCACAAGAGTTAACAGGACTCTCAGAACAGGAAGTTTGCCAACGCCTTCAAGTTGAGGGATATAATGAATTGCCAGCTAGTGATCGCCGCAATATTTGGGGAATCATTTGGGAAATCGCTAGCGAACCAATTTTCTTACTATTACTTGGTTGTGGCGGGATTTATCTATTTCTCGGTGATGCTCAGGAAGCATTGATATTGCTAGGTTTTGTCTTCTTTATTGTGGGAATTAATCTCTATCAAGAACAAAAAACAGAGAAATCCCTTGAAGCTTTACGAGACCTATCTAGTCCTCGCGCCCTTGTCATTCGCGATGGCGAGCGCAAGCGGATCGCAGGTCGAGAAGTGGTGCGTGGAGATTTGATCGTTCTTGCGGAAGGCGATCGCATTCCTGCGGATGGTGTATTGCTATGGTCAACGCACCTCACCGTCGATGAATCGCTCTTAACAGGGGAATCTCTGCCTGTGCGAAAAGTTGCAATGGATGACAGTTTGCCGCTACCAGTCAATCGGTCTGGTGGTGACGATTTGCCCTATGTCTATTCGGGAACTCTGGCTGTGCAGGGACAGGCGATCGTTGAAGTCCAAGCCACTGGCTCAAAAACGGAAATGGGCAAAATCGGTAAGGCTCTACAAACGATTGAACAGGAAGATTCTAAACTGCAACAGGAAACGCGGCGGATTGTTAAACAACTGACGATTATTGCGATCGCTATTTGTATCATTGCCGTAGTGATTTATGGAATTACTCGCGGCGATTGGTTGCATGGCGTATTAGCTGGCTTAGCGCTGGGGATGGCGATTTTGCCCAATGAAATTCCTGTAGTTCTTGCCATCTTTTTAGCATTAGGTGCATGGCGATTTTCGTTGCAAAATGTATTAACAAGGCGCATTCCTGTTGTAGAAACCCTTGGCTCGGCTACGGTGCTTTGTGTGGACAAAACAGGGACGCTCACCCTCAATCAAATGACAGTGCAGCAATTATTTGTTTATCAAGAAGGTTCGCAAAATCCTGCTTTTTACGATCTCACTTTGCATGAGCGTGAAGCCTTGCCAGAGGATTTCCATCGCTTAATTGAATATGGCATTCTCGCCAGTCGTAAAGATCCTTTTGACCCGATGGAAAAGGCTCTGAAATTGGTTGGTTCTCAGCTACTAGTAGGTACAGAACATCTCCATGATGATTGGAATACTTTACGTGAATATCCCTTGTCAGGAGAGTTACGTGCCATGTCCTGTGTTTGGGAACCCATCGCAGGTGGTGCAAAGGAAATCGCCGCGAAAGGTGCACCAGAAGCGATCGCTGATCTTTGCCATTTTAGTCCTGAGATGCTCACGGATTTGGAGCTACAGGCAAATATCATGGCGGCGGCTGGGTTACGGGTACTTGGTGTTGCCAAGGGCTACCTTTCTCCTAATAGTCCAAGGCATCGACCACCTACGGATGGTTCCCTACCTTTGCGCCAACATGATTTTGATTTTGAATTTATTGGTTTAGTTGGCTTAACCGATCCCGTTCGTCCTACGGTTGCCCCTGCGATCGCTGAATGTTATCAGGCAGGAATTCGCGTCGTGATGATTACGGGTGACTACCCCTCAACGGCGCAAAATATCGCTAAACAAATTGGGCTAACCAGTGGGGAAGTGATCACGGGCGCAGAACTCGAACAAATGACTGCAGAACAACTGCGATCGCGGATTCGGAGTACGAATATTTTTGCTCGTGTTGTGCCTGAACAAAAGCTCTTAATTGTGAATGCCCTGAAGCAAAGCGGTGAAATCGTCGCGATGACAGGCGATGGTGTCAATGATGCCCCTGCCCTTAAGGCGGCTCACATTGGGATTGCGATGGGCGGTAGAGGTACAGATGTGGCGAGAGAATCCGCAGATTTAGTTTTACTGAATGATGACTTCACCTCGATTGTGGAATCAGTCAAGTTAGGTCGCCGCATTTTCGATAATCTTAAAAAAGGTATGGCTTATACCCTCGCGGTTCATGTGCCGATCGCAGGGATATCCTTAGTTCCTATTTTTATGCAATGGTCGTTAGTACTTTTGCCGATTCATATTGCCTTCCTGCATCTAATCATCGATCCCGCCTGCACGATCGCCTTTGAAGCCGAAGCAGCCGAAGCCAATGTGATGCAGCGTCCACCCCGCAATCCGAAGGAACCACTCTTTGATCGGCGCACATTATGGTTATCTCTATTTCAAGGATTGAGCGTCTTAGTAGTGTTGGTAATTGTCTATGCGATCGCCAATTATCACGGCAAATTTGCCCCTGATGTTGTCTTATGTAGTGCAGGAGCCTGTGGTGCAAGAGGCTTGGTCTTTACCACCTTGATTGTGTCTAACCTTGCGATGATTCTCACCAATCGCTCATGGACAAGAACGATTCTCAGTACGATGAAAGTTCCTAATGCTTCAATCTGGTGGATTATTAGTGGCGCGATCGTATTTCTGGGATTAATCCTATACGTTCCTTTTTTAAGGCAACTCTTCCAGTTTTCCTATCTGCAATTTGAAGATTTAGCGATCGCCCTCCTATCAGGTATCGCCAGCGTCATTTGGTTTGAGTTCCTCAAATGGAGAAACTCATAA